The following are encoded in a window of Ranitomeya variabilis isolate aRanVar5 chromosome 8, aRanVar5.hap1, whole genome shotgun sequence genomic DNA:
- the ANGPTL1 gene encoding angiopoietin-related protein 1, whose protein sequence is MEKLFWTLGVLLISLVPSSYGTNVDFQSRKASSKRVTRSVDSTDADDGKRCGYTFMVPQQRITGPICVNTKGPGPNKDQVTRMDLENLKDALAKQRTEMELLQVVVDVDGNVVNEVKLLRKESRNMNSRVTQLYMQLLHEIIRKRDNSLEVSHLENKILNVTAEMLKAATRYKELEIRYASLVDLVNNQSADISLLEEQCLRVFSRRDPHGSPPLVQVVPQHIPNSHQYTPGLGGSNEIQRDTGYPKVRDSRQPPQAPAPTVSPFRVPPVTVINEGPFRDCKHAIDSGFSSSGIYLIKPKNANSHMQLWCENSLDPGGWAVIQRRTDGSANFFRNWDTYKKGFGNIDSEYWLGLENIYQLTNQDNYKLLIELEDWNNKKVYAEYSSFRLEPDTDFYRLRLGTYQGNAGDSMVWHNGKQFTTLDRDRDMYTGNCAHFHKGGWWYNACAHANLNGVWYRGGMYRSKHQDGIYWAEYRGGSYSLKKVQMLIRPIE, encoded by the exons ATGGAAAAACTCTTCTGGACCTTAGGGGTGTTGCTGATATCTCTGGTACCTTCTAGTTACGGCACAAACGTTGACTTTCAAAGTCGGAAAGCATCTTCAAAAAGAGTTACGCGTTCTGTGGACAGTACAGATGCCGATGACGGTAAACGGTGCGGTTACACGTTCATGGTGCCCCAGCAGAGAATCACCGGACCTATATGTGTCAACACCAAAGGGCCAGGTCCAAACAAGGACCAGGTGACAAGAATGGATCTGGAAAATCTCAAAGACGCTTTGGCTAAGCAAAGGACAGAGATGGAACTGTTACAAGTGGTGGTGGACGTGGACGGAAATGTTGTTAACGAGGTGAAGTTACTGAGGAAGGAGAGCCGCAATATGAACTCGCGGGTAACACAGCTCTACATGCAGCTCCTACACGAGATCATCCGGAAGAGAGATAACTCCCTAGAAGTATCTCACCTGGAGAACAAAATCCTTAATGTAACGGCGGAAATGCTTAAGGCCGCCACGCGCTACAAAGAGTTGGAAATCCGATACGCCTCGCTGGTAGATCTGGTCAATAACCAGTCTGCCGATATCTCATTGCTGGAAGAACAGTGCCTGAGAGTGTTCTCCAGAAGGGATCCCCATGGCTCGCCACCATTGGTACAAGTGGTGCCTCAACACATCCCAAATAGCCACCAGTACACCCCTGGACTAGGAGGCAGTAACGAGATCCAGAGAGACACCGGATACCCCAAGGTCAGAGATAGCAGACAGCCGCCACAAGCACCAGCACCCACCGTCAGCCCCTTCCGAGTCCCACCAGTGACCGTCATCAATGAAG GTCCATTCAGGGACTGCAAGCACGCGATAGACTCCGGATTCTCCAGCAGCGGAATCTACTTGATAAAACCCAAAAATGCCAACAgtcacatgcagctgtggtgcgAGAACAGCCTGGATCCTGGCGGGTGGGCCGTCATACAGAGGCGGACGGACGGATCAGCAAACTTTTTCAGGAACTGGGACACGTATAAG AAAGGTTTTGGAAACATTGATTCAGAGTACTGGCTGGGGCTCGAAAACATCTATCAACTAACAAACCAAGATAACTATAAGCTGCTGATTGAACTGGAAGACTGGAATAATAAAAAAGTCTACGCAGAATACAGCAGCTTCCGGCTGGAGCCAGATACGGACTTCTACAGGTTACGACTGGGAACGTATCAAGGGAACGCTGGCGATTCCATGGTCTGGCACAACGGCAAGCAGTTTACCACACTGGACAGGGACAGAGATATGTATACAG GTAACTGTGCACACTTCCATAAGGGAGGATGGTGGTACAATGCCTGTGCACATGCCAATCTCAACGGAGTGTGGTACAGAGGCGGTATGTACCGGAGTAAGCACCAGGACGGCATCTACTGGGCAGAATACCGGGGCGGATCGTATTCTCTCAAAAAGGTACAAATGTTGATCAGACCAATAGAGTGA